One Synechococcus sp. PROS-9-1 DNA window includes the following coding sequences:
- a CDS encoding AarF/ABC1/UbiB kinase family protein yields MILFSRLKSLLRRAFRGLRIWRAVLTLLFFLWWDARAFSYPGGLTQERREARQQGRARWLTQELLRLGSAFIKLGQLLSARPDVLPAGWVTELAALQDRVPSFSFDRAQSVLEEELGARCAEIIDLDEQPIAAASLAQVHRASLRSGRQVVLKIQRPGLESLFRLDLEVMQQVAAVLQRHPKWGRGRDWVAIAQECRRVLLRELDFRLEAQHAARFRQQFLDDPNIRVPGVVWELSTRRVLCLDYLPGIKINDRQALLDAGIDPSKVAEIGSASYLQQLVRYGFFHADPHPGNLAVAADGALIYYDFGMMGQLSERLRRRLGGMVRAAAARDAASLVDEMQAAGVIATGVDVGPVRRLVRLMLKEALTPPFSSSVIQKLSGDLYELVYGQPFRLPVELIFVMRALSTFEGVGKSLDPGFSLVAIAKPYLLPLMTSSGSGSNDLLNEFGRQVGAISSRAVGLPRRLDESLERLEQGDLQLQIRMGESDRQFRRMVTAQNSIGQSVLLGGLAVAAALMGASSRPLWALLPLGAALPVGMGWLKLQVKLRRDGRIETLSGSEPSS; encoded by the coding sequence GTGATCCTGTTCAGTCGCCTGAAGTCCCTGCTGCGTCGAGCGTTCCGGGGACTGCGTATTTGGCGTGCTGTTCTGACCCTGCTGTTTTTCCTGTGGTGGGATGCCAGAGCCTTTAGCTATCCTGGCGGTCTAACGCAAGAACGTCGTGAGGCCCGCCAGCAAGGGCGTGCACGCTGGCTGACGCAAGAGCTGCTTCGCCTTGGATCGGCATTTATCAAGCTTGGTCAGTTGCTGTCGGCTCGGCCTGATGTGTTGCCAGCTGGTTGGGTCACTGAATTGGCGGCACTGCAGGATCGTGTTCCCTCCTTTTCCTTTGACCGTGCCCAGTCTGTTCTTGAGGAAGAGCTTGGTGCCCGCTGCGCAGAAATCATTGATTTAGATGAGCAGCCGATTGCGGCGGCTTCCTTGGCCCAGGTGCATCGGGCGAGTCTTCGCAGTGGTCGTCAGGTGGTGCTGAAGATTCAGCGCCCCGGATTGGAGAGTTTGTTTCGGCTGGATCTTGAAGTGATGCAGCAGGTGGCAGCTGTGCTTCAGCGTCATCCCAAATGGGGGCGTGGGCGCGATTGGGTTGCGATTGCACAGGAGTGCAGGCGTGTGTTGCTCCGAGAGCTTGATTTCCGTCTTGAAGCGCAGCATGCCGCACGGTTTCGACAGCAGTTTCTCGATGATCCGAACATCCGGGTGCCTGGGGTGGTCTGGGAGCTCAGCACCAGACGCGTGCTTTGTCTTGACTACTTGCCAGGGATCAAAATCAATGATCGTCAGGCTCTTCTCGATGCTGGGATTGATCCGTCCAAGGTGGCGGAGATCGGCTCGGCTAGCTACCTACAGCAGCTTGTGCGCTACGGCTTTTTCCATGCCGATCCCCATCCAGGGAATTTGGCGGTTGCGGCCGATGGAGCGCTGATTTACTACGACTTCGGGATGATGGGGCAACTCTCCGAGCGCCTACGTAGGCGTTTGGGAGGGATGGTGAGGGCTGCCGCTGCTAGGGATGCTGCGTCGCTTGTGGATGAGATGCAAGCGGCTGGAGTGATCGCCACTGGTGTTGATGTGGGCCCGGTTCGCCGCTTGGTGCGTCTCATGCTGAAGGAGGCACTCACTCCTCCGTTCAGTAGCTCCGTGATTCAAAAACTATCGGGCGACCTTTACGAACTGGTGTATGGGCAGCCGTTTCGCTTGCCAGTGGAGCTGATCTTTGTGATGCGTGCCCTGTCCACCTTTGAAGGGGTCGGCAAAAGTCTTGATCCCGGCTTTAGCCTTGTGGCGATTGCTAAGCCCTATCTGCTGCCGCTCATGACTTCCAGTGGATCTGGCTCCAACGATCTTTTAAATGAATTTGGCCGTCAGGTCGGTGCCATCAGTTCAAGGGCTGTTGGCCTTCCTCGTCGGTTGGATGAAAGCCTGGAGCGCCTGGAGCAAGGGGATCTGCAACTCCAGATCCGTATGGGTGAATCAGACCGTCAGTTCCGGAGAATGGTCACGGCCCAGAATTCGATCGGTCAATCGGTTTTGCTTGGTGGCCTTGCCGTCGCCGCCGCTTTGATGGGTGCGAGCTCAAGGCCACTTTGGGCTTTGCTTCCCTTAGGAGCGGCTTTACCTGTAGGCATGGGTTGGCTGAAGCTGCAAGTAAAATTGCGCAGGGATGGACGGATTGAGACGTTGTCAGGAAGTGAGCCTTCATCCTGA
- the argJ gene encoding bifunctional glutamate N-acetyltransferase/amino-acid acetyltransferase ArgJ produces the protein MTQSVIWSPISGGITAPTGFEAAGLSAGLKPSRKADLSLLLAPEGSVCAGTFTTSVVRAACVDLCADRLQAASGRVRAVVTNSGQANACTGDRGLVDSLRITQAVADRLGLSEDQVLICSTGVIGVPIVIVPLLAAVDPLVSALAPDGGAAAAQAILTTDLVEKEIALEAVIAGRRVRIGGMAKGSGMIHPNMATMLGYLSCDVAVPCDLWQDMVRRAVERSFNSITVDGDTSTNDTFLAFAAGDVLPADQLGVLEEGVTLVAQHLARSIARDGEGATCLMEVQVDGTDSETEARQIARTICGSSLVKTAVHGRDPNWGRIVAAAGRAGVDFSADAVALWIGPHQLMSAGQPLSFDRPAASAYLSDRARGRYLVDDTVQIRLTVGGGSGCGIAWGCDLSDQYVRINADYTT, from the coding sequence ATGACTCAATCTGTGATCTGGTCACCAATCTCTGGAGGAATCACTGCACCCACTGGCTTTGAGGCGGCGGGCTTAAGCGCTGGCCTCAAGCCATCCAGAAAAGCTGACCTCTCTCTTCTGTTGGCACCAGAAGGATCTGTGTGTGCTGGCACCTTCACAACATCCGTTGTCCGCGCCGCCTGTGTGGATCTTTGTGCTGATCGTCTGCAGGCTGCTTCCGGTCGCGTTCGTGCCGTGGTGACCAATTCCGGACAGGCCAATGCCTGTACCGGCGATCGAGGTTTGGTCGACAGCCTCCGGATCACGCAAGCAGTGGCCGATCGTCTGGGCCTCTCAGAGGACCAAGTTTTGATTTGCTCTACCGGGGTGATCGGTGTGCCGATCGTGATTGTTCCCCTTCTTGCTGCGGTGGATCCTCTGGTGAGTGCCTTGGCCCCTGATGGTGGTGCTGCAGCGGCTCAGGCCATCCTCACCACTGATTTAGTGGAGAAGGAGATCGCCTTAGAGGCTGTGATAGCTGGGCGCAGGGTGCGGATTGGCGGGATGGCAAAGGGGTCCGGGATGATTCACCCCAACATGGCCACGATGCTTGGCTATCTCAGCTGTGATGTCGCCGTGCCCTGTGACCTGTGGCAAGACATGGTGCGGCGGGCTGTGGAACGTTCGTTTAATTCCATCACCGTGGATGGTGACACCAGCACCAACGACACCTTCCTGGCCTTTGCGGCAGGTGATGTGCTTCCAGCGGATCAGCTCGGGGTATTGGAGGAGGGGGTGACGTTGGTCGCCCAGCATTTGGCTCGCTCGATTGCTCGGGATGGTGAGGGCGCTACTTGCCTGATGGAAGTGCAGGTGGATGGCACCGACTCAGAGACGGAGGCGCGACAGATTGCGCGCACCATTTGTGGGTCGTCGTTGGTCAAGACGGCCGTTCATGGAAGGGATCCCAACTGGGGGAGGATTGTGGCGGCTGCTGGTCGGGCTGGGGTGGATTTTTCTGCCGATGCTGTAGCTCTTTGGATTGGACCTCACCAGTTGATGTCAGCGGGGCAGCCGTTGTCATTCGACCGTCCTGCCGCTTCGGCGTATCTCAGCGACCGCGCGCGCGGTCGCTATCTCGTGGATGACACGGTGCAGATCAGGCTGACTGTTGGGGGCGGCTCAGGCTGTGGCATTGCTTGGGGTTGCGATCTTTCTGATCAGTACGTCCGCATTAACGCCGACTACACCACCTGA
- the coaE gene encoding dephospho-CoA kinase (Dephospho-CoA kinase (CoaE) performs the final step in coenzyme A biosynthesis.) has protein sequence MSGVHRWQGLQRRIGLTGGIASGKSSVGRFLEQQGIAVLDADLYAHEALAPGTPATRAVLERYGAKVQSELSEGLDRAALGSIVFSDPQERTWLEAQLHPLVRQRFDQELQTHVGERVVALMIPLLFEAGLESLCSEIWVVHCSPTQQRQRLMTRNRLSLEAAEQRIRTQWPMDRKTELADCVIKNGGVPRSWTSQVRELLSETPPLD, from the coding sequence TTGAGTGGAGTACACCGCTGGCAAGGACTGCAACGGCGCATCGGCCTAACGGGTGGGATCGCTAGTGGCAAAAGCAGTGTTGGCCGTTTTCTAGAACAACAGGGCATTGCCGTTCTGGATGCAGATCTCTATGCCCATGAAGCTTTAGCTCCGGGCACTCCGGCAACTCGTGCGGTGCTGGAGCGCTACGGCGCAAAAGTACAGAGCGAGCTCAGCGAAGGCCTGGACCGCGCGGCACTCGGCTCCATCGTGTTCAGTGATCCACAAGAACGGACTTGGCTGGAAGCTCAACTGCACCCGTTGGTGCGACAACGTTTCGACCAGGAGCTGCAGACGCATGTTGGCGAGAGAGTCGTGGCATTGATGATCCCTCTGCTGTTTGAAGCTGGGCTGGAGAGTCTTTGCTCGGAGATCTGGGTGGTGCACTGCTCGCCAACACAGCAAAGACAGCGACTCATGACGCGTAATCGGCTCTCTCTTGAGGCGGCCGAGCAACGCATCAGAACCCAATGGCCTATGGATCGCAAAACTGAACTTGCCGACTGTGTCATCAAAAACGGGGGCGTGCCGCGCAGCTGGACGTCACAGGTCCGTGAACTCCTCAGTGAAACTCCACCACTTGATTGA
- the gatB gene encoding Asp-tRNA(Asn)/Glu-tRNA(Gln) amidotransferase subunit GatB codes for MAATAATLLPWEAVIGLETHVQLGTNSKIFTSASTTYGDDPNTHIDPVVCGLPGTLPVLNQKVLEYAVKAAMALNLNIAEHSKFDRKQYFYPDLPKNYQISQFDEPIAEEGWIEVEVAEKGKDTYLKKIGIERLHMEEDAGKLVHAGSDRLAGSTHSLVDYNRAGVALAEIVSKPDLRNGREAAEYASEIRRIMRYLGVSDGNMQEGSLRCDVNISVRRGPDAPFGTKVEIKNMNSFSAIQKACEYEIQRQIKAYETGEPIVQETRLWDESKQLTKSMRSKEGASDYRYFPDPDLGPIEVSVEQREAWRSDLPELPSAKRHRYADALGLSQYDARVLTDERSMAQYFETVVAAGADAKLSANWITGDIAAYVNSNRLNFVELAFRPEQLAEMVKLIDGGKISGKIAKEILPELLEKGGSPKAIVDERGLGMISDPAAITAIVEELLAAHPDEVEAFRGGKNKLQGFFVGQLMKKTGGKADPKLANQILSQKLKG; via the coding sequence ATGGCGGCAACTGCAGCAACCCTTTTGCCTTGGGAGGCCGTGATCGGTCTTGAGACCCATGTGCAGTTGGGCACCAACAGCAAGATTTTCACGTCCGCTTCCACGACTTACGGGGATGACCCCAACACTCATATCGATCCGGTGGTGTGTGGCCTCCCAGGCACGCTTCCGGTTTTGAATCAAAAAGTGCTCGAGTACGCCGTTAAGGCTGCGATGGCGCTGAACCTGAATATTGCTGAACACAGCAAATTCGATCGCAAGCAATATTTTTATCCAGACCTTCCGAAGAACTATCAGATCTCTCAATTCGATGAGCCGATCGCAGAGGAGGGTTGGATCGAGGTGGAAGTTGCTGAAAAAGGAAAAGACACCTATCTGAAAAAGATCGGAATCGAGCGCCTGCACATGGAGGAAGACGCTGGCAAGTTGGTGCACGCCGGAAGCGATCGCCTGGCGGGCTCGACGCATTCGCTCGTGGATTACAACCGAGCGGGTGTGGCCCTAGCCGAGATCGTGAGCAAGCCCGATTTGCGCAACGGCCGGGAAGCGGCGGAATACGCCTCTGAGATCCGCCGGATCATGCGCTACTTAGGCGTAAGTGATGGAAATATGCAGGAGGGCTCCCTGCGCTGCGACGTCAACATCTCCGTGCGTCGCGGCCCCGATGCACCCTTTGGCACGAAGGTGGAGATCAAGAACATGAACTCGTTTTCGGCCATCCAGAAGGCTTGCGAATACGAGATTCAGCGTCAGATCAAGGCCTATGAAACCGGTGAACCGATCGTTCAGGAAACGCGCCTTTGGGACGAGAGCAAGCAGCTCACCAAGAGCATGCGCAGCAAGGAGGGAGCGAGCGACTACCGCTATTTCCCTGATCCGGATCTTGGCCCGATTGAGGTGAGCGTTGAGCAGCGCGAAGCCTGGAGGAGTGATCTACCTGAACTGCCATCGGCCAAGCGTCATCGTTATGCCGATGCCCTTGGGCTCTCTCAGTACGACGCGCGTGTGCTGACGGACGAACGTTCGATGGCGCAGTATTTCGAAACCGTTGTTGCTGCTGGGGCAGACGCCAAGCTTTCAGCGAATTGGATTACCGGTGATATCGCTGCTTATGTGAATAGCAATCGTTTGAACTTCGTTGAATTGGCCTTTCGACCTGAACAGCTGGCGGAGATGGTCAAGCTGATTGATGGCGGCAAGATCAGCGGAAAGATTGCCAAGGAAATTCTCCCCGAGCTTCTTGAGAAGGGTGGTTCCCCTAAGGCGATTGTGGATGAACGTGGACTGGGGATGATCAGTGATCCGGCAGCGATCACCGCGATCGTGGAAGAGCTTCTGGCTGCTCACCCTGATGAGGTAGAGGCATTCCGTGGCGGAAAAAACAAACTGCAGGGCTTCTTTGTGGGCCAGCTGATGAAGAAAACCGGCGGCAAGGCTGATCCCAAATTGGCCAATCAGATCCTTAGTCAAAAGCTCAAGGGATAA
- the thiO gene encoding glycine oxidase ThiO, producing the protein MSNQQVLILGGGLMGLAIAHQLARRGRAVTVLSRRRNEAAGFVAAGMLAPHAEGLTGDLLRLGQLSLERIPRWVAQIEADSGLPCGLRATGIVVPFKDANERDRYPTTAFGVALNRQRLEQLLPGIAPAWQAGLLFDQDGQIDNRRQLMRALESACVDRGVHFQEGVEVLELLKQDGQLTGVRTRDSEGILSTLNCDTAVLCSGAWSAQLLPELPVFPVKGQMVSLQTPRGALRHIIFGPGTYLVPREDGLVVVGATSEPEAGFKEGLTPQGQQSLNQGIASLLPDAVNWPPMERWWGFRPCTPDEGPLLGQGPIPGLWLACGHHRNGVLLAAITTELLADTITGHATSSEAMRLLRAFRWDRFSD; encoded by the coding sequence ATGAGCAACCAGCAAGTGCTGATCCTTGGCGGCGGACTGATGGGCCTCGCCATTGCCCATCAGCTCGCCCGACGCGGCCGTGCTGTCACCGTGCTGAGCAGGCGTAGAAACGAAGCCGCTGGTTTTGTCGCAGCTGGCATGCTGGCCCCTCACGCCGAAGGGTTGACTGGCGATCTCTTGCGACTTGGCCAACTGAGCCTGGAGCGCATTCCCCGCTGGGTTGCCCAGATTGAAGCCGATAGCGGACTGCCCTGCGGACTTCGCGCCACAGGAATTGTGGTTCCCTTCAAAGATGCGAATGAAAGGGATCGGTATCCAACCACCGCCTTTGGAGTAGCCCTGAACCGTCAACGACTTGAGCAACTACTGCCAGGTATCGCACCGGCCTGGCAGGCCGGTCTCCTTTTCGACCAGGACGGGCAAATTGATAATCGCCGTCAACTCATGCGCGCCTTAGAAAGTGCCTGTGTGGATCGGGGTGTGCACTTCCAGGAAGGCGTGGAAGTTCTCGAGCTACTGAAACAAGACGGACAGCTCACAGGGGTTCGAACCCGAGATTCAGAGGGAATCCTTTCGACTCTTAACTGCGATACAGCTGTCCTCTGCAGCGGAGCATGGAGCGCTCAGTTGCTTCCTGAGTTGCCGGTGTTTCCAGTTAAAGGACAGATGGTGTCACTACAAACCCCACGTGGCGCACTCAGGCACATCATTTTTGGACCGGGCACCTATTTGGTCCCTAGGGAAGATGGTCTCGTCGTCGTAGGAGCGACCTCAGAACCAGAGGCTGGCTTCAAAGAAGGGTTGACGCCCCAAGGACAACAAAGTCTCAACCAAGGGATCGCCTCCCTGCTTCCCGATGCTGTGAACTGGCCGCCGATGGAGCGTTGGTGGGGATTTCGTCCCTGCACTCCGGACGAGGGCCCACTGCTGGGGCAAGGCCCAATCCCTGGGCTTTGGCTGGCCTGCGGCCATCACCGCAATGGCGTGTTGCTAGCAGCAATCACAACAGAATTGTTGGCAGACACGATCACCGGCCATGCCACAAGTTCTGAAGCCATGAGGCTGCTCAGAGCCTTCCGCTGGGACCGATTCAGTGACTGA
- the ndk gene encoding nucleoside-diphosphate kinase, which translates to MAAERSFIAIKPDGVQRGLVGEILGRFERKGFKLVGLKQLTPSRELAEQHYGVHKERPFFPGLVDFITSGPVVAMVWEGDGVIASARKLIGATKPLEAEPGTIRGDLAVNIGRNVIHGSDAPETAVFEIGLWFQPSELSDWTPSDQSWRVEG; encoded by the coding sequence ATGGCTGCCGAACGCTCTTTCATTGCTATCAAGCCCGACGGCGTTCAACGCGGTCTTGTAGGCGAGATCCTGGGTCGCTTTGAGCGCAAGGGCTTCAAGTTGGTGGGGCTGAAGCAGCTCACCCCAAGCCGTGAGCTGGCTGAACAGCACTACGGAGTGCACAAAGAACGTCCCTTCTTTCCTGGTTTGGTGGACTTCATTACCTCAGGCCCAGTGGTGGCCATGGTGTGGGAGGGCGATGGAGTGATCGCCAGTGCTCGCAAGCTGATTGGTGCCACAAAGCCTCTGGAAGCAGAGCCTGGAACGATCCGTGGCGATTTGGCGGTCAACATCGGTCGCAACGTGATCCATGGCTCTGATGCACCAGAAACAGCTGTGTTTGAAATTGGGCTTTGGTTCCAGCCTTCGGAATTGAGCGATTGGACACCTTCCGATCAAAGCTGGCGTGTCGAGGGCTGA
- the speA gene encoding biosynthetic arginine decarboxylase produces MSVSMVLADSITWTGSYSAQLYGLERWGDPYFSINPRGHVSVQPRGDRGGSLDLMELVAGLQDRSLGLPLLIRFDDILEDRLERLHAAFERAITTYDYDGRYQGVFPVKCNQQRHVVEELVTCGRRWHFGLEAGSKAELLIALSLMDDPEALLICNGYKDQRYIETAILARRLGRRPVVVIEQPDEVQRIIDASQELGAAPLIGIRARLSSRSTGRWGSSVGDKAKFGLPAPEIISAVEALRDANLLSELRLLHFHVGSQINDIAVVKDALQEASRLYVELHALGAPMGYLDVGGGLGIDYDGSRTATAASTNYSLQNYANDVVATVKEGCEPNNIPVPTLVSESGRAIASHFSVLVFNVLGSGGLQQPAPPVEQDEPLIVRNLRDTFQGIEALPTDTPVDPSRLQEAWNDALKFKEDALAAFRLGYLSLKERSMAEQLTWACARALLDRLSDDTKLPDDLKALPAVLAETYYANLSIFRSAPDTWAIQQLFPLMPLHRLNEKPTRLGHFADLTCDSDGKLNRFINDGQHKPLLELHPLKPNEPYLIGMFLGGAYQEVMGNLHNLFGSTDAAHIRLAPGGEYQVDHVVRGDTNADVLEMMEHDPDQLLERLRMASEKAISSGQLRISEARRLMDHLESSLRQSTYLQS; encoded by the coding sequence ATGTCCGTTTCCATGGTGCTCGCCGATTCCATCACCTGGACGGGGAGCTATAGCGCCCAGCTTTATGGGCTGGAACGCTGGGGTGATCCTTACTTCTCCATCAACCCACGCGGGCATGTGAGCGTGCAACCACGCGGAGACCGGGGCGGCAGTCTTGACCTGATGGAGCTGGTGGCTGGCCTGCAGGACCGCAGCCTTGGGCTGCCCCTCCTGATCCGCTTCGACGACATTCTCGAAGACAGGTTGGAACGGCTGCACGCCGCATTCGAACGGGCCATTACTACCTACGACTACGACGGTCGCTACCAGGGAGTCTTCCCTGTGAAATGCAACCAACAGCGCCACGTGGTGGAAGAACTAGTGACTTGCGGGAGGCGTTGGCATTTCGGACTAGAGGCAGGCAGCAAAGCCGAACTTCTGATCGCTCTTTCATTGATGGATGACCCTGAGGCCCTTCTGATCTGCAACGGCTACAAAGATCAGCGGTACATCGAAACCGCCATCCTCGCCAGACGTCTTGGCCGAAGGCCAGTCGTGGTGATCGAACAACCGGACGAAGTTCAGCGCATCATCGATGCCAGCCAGGAGCTCGGAGCCGCACCGCTCATCGGCATTCGCGCTCGACTCTCCAGCCGCAGCACCGGGCGTTGGGGTAGCTCCGTAGGAGATAAAGCGAAATTTGGGCTCCCCGCCCCCGAAATCATTAGCGCAGTTGAGGCCCTGCGTGACGCCAACCTGCTCAGTGAGCTGCGCCTTCTGCATTTCCATGTGGGCAGCCAAATCAACGACATCGCCGTTGTGAAAGATGCCTTGCAAGAGGCCTCGCGTTTGTATGTGGAACTGCACGCCCTTGGCGCGCCGATGGGCTACTTGGATGTAGGCGGTGGTCTTGGGATCGACTACGACGGCAGTCGCACCGCCACGGCGGCCTCAACCAACTACTCCCTGCAGAACTACGCCAACGACGTTGTTGCCACCGTGAAAGAAGGGTGTGAACCCAACAACATTCCCGTACCAACGCTGGTGAGCGAAAGCGGGCGAGCGATCGCGAGTCATTTCTCAGTGCTCGTGTTCAACGTTCTCGGTAGCGGTGGCCTGCAGCAACCTGCACCGCCAGTTGAACAGGATGAACCTCTGATCGTTCGCAATCTGCGCGACACCTTTCAAGGCATCGAAGCCTTACCCACCGACACTCCTGTTGACCCATCTCGCCTACAGGAAGCCTGGAACGATGCGCTCAAGTTCAAAGAAGACGCTTTAGCCGCATTCCGGCTCGGCTATCTGAGCTTGAAAGAACGGAGCATGGCGGAACAACTCACCTGGGCGTGTGCCAGAGCATTGCTCGACCGTTTATCTGATGACACAAAACTGCCCGACGACCTCAAAGCACTTCCAGCTGTCTTAGCGGAAACCTATTACGCCAACCTGTCGATCTTCCGCTCTGCTCCAGACACCTGGGCGATCCAGCAACTCTTTCCCTTGATGCCGCTGCATCGTCTCAACGAAAAGCCCACAAGACTTGGCCATTTCGCCGATTTGACGTGCGACTCCGATGGCAAGCTCAACCGATTCATCAACGACGGCCAGCACAAGCCCCTGCTGGAACTACATCCACTCAAGCCAAATGAGCCCTATCTGATCGGAATGTTTCTCGGTGGTGCGTATCAAGAAGTAATGGGCAACTTGCATAACCTGTTCGGAAGCACCGATGCCGCTCACATCCGCCTAGCCCCAGGCGGTGAATACCAAGTGGATCATGTTGTTCGTGGCGACACCAACGCCGACGTGCTGGAAATGATGGAACACGACCCAGATCAACTCCTGGAACGGTTGCGCATGGCCAGTGAGAAAGCAATCAGCAGTGGACAGCTGCGTATCAGCGAAGCAAGGCGATTAATGGATCACCTTGAAAGCAGCTTGCGCCAAAGCACCTATTTGCAAAGTTAA
- a CDS encoding Coq4 family protein: MQLKLHERLQNLKMVASLATFLKNPGSLDSIFAISNSVKDGPLGEQTVRHLLSNPQFKALVDEGWRPNQIDLQKLKTLPEGSLGRCYANQLISMGITPDTLIDPSPVTNANEFVIHRLKETHDIVHVLTGFGIDGISEIGLQGFNLAQNRSPLAVMLIFGSMLSSLQDDAPLEPLLRALAHGFQMGLDAELVVSRKLEEGWERPLKEWREELKLPLDTED; the protein is encoded by the coding sequence ATGCAACTCAAATTGCACGAACGTCTTCAGAATTTGAAGATGGTGGCCAGCCTCGCCACATTTCTAAAAAATCCAGGCTCCCTCGACAGCATCTTTGCCATATCCAACAGCGTCAAAGATGGACCACTGGGCGAGCAAACCGTCCGCCACCTTCTCTCGAATCCCCAGTTCAAAGCCCTCGTCGACGAGGGCTGGCGACCCAATCAGATTGACCTACAAAAGCTGAAAACCCTGCCGGAGGGCAGCCTCGGACGTTGCTATGCCAATCAGTTAATCAGCATGGGCATCACACCCGACACCCTGATCGATCCCTCGCCTGTGACGAACGCAAACGAGTTCGTGATTCACCGGCTCAAGGAAACCCATGACATTGTTCATGTACTGACAGGGTTTGGCATTGATGGCATCAGCGAAATAGGACTTCAGGGCTTCAACCTGGCTCAGAACCGCTCGCCTCTTGCGGTCATGCTGATTTTCGGATCGATGCTCAGCAGCCTGCAAGACGATGCACCACTCGAGCCCCTACTGCGCGCACTCGCCCATGGATTCCAGATGGGACTTGATGCAGAACTCGTTGTGAGCCGAAAACTAGAAGAAGGCTGGGAGCGGCCACTGAAAGAGTGGCGCGAGGAGTTAAAGCTTCCCTTAGACACTGAAGATTGA